The following proteins are encoded in a genomic region of Paralichthys olivaceus isolate ysfri-2021 chromosome 23, ASM2471397v2, whole genome shotgun sequence:
- the LOC109645829 gene encoding tetraspanin-9, with product MARGCICCVKYMLFLFNLLFWLGGCGLLGVGVWLSVSQGSFATLSPSFPSLSAANLIITLGTIVMVTGFLGCLGAIKENKCLLLSFFIVLLIILLAELILLTLFFVYTNKVNENARRDLKEGLVLYNTDNNAGLRDAWNTIQGEWKCCGVMGHSDWYTALHENVVPDRCCQQVFPGCGRNASTSFWTRGCYEKVEEWLDDNKHLLGTIAMCVLVIQLLGMAFSMTLYQQIHRAGKKYEA from the exons ATGGCTCGTGGCTGCATCTGCTGCGTGAAATACATGCTCTTCCTTTTCAACCTGCTCTTCTGG CTGGGTGGGTGTGGTCTGCTGGGGGTGGGCGTGTGGCTGTCGGTGTCTCAGGGCAGCTTCGCCACCCTGTCGCCCTCCTTCCCGTCGCTCTCCGCCGCCAACCTCATCATCACCCTTGGCACCATTGTCATGGTAACGGGTTTCCTGGGCTGCCTGGGGGCCATCAAGGAGAACAAGTGCCTGCTGCTGAGT TTCTTCATCGTTCTGTTGATCATCCTCTTGGCTGAACTCATCCTCCTCACCCTGTTCTTTGTCTACACCAACAAG GTGAATGAAAATGCCAGACGGGACCTGAAAGAAGGTTTGGTTCTGTACAACACTGACAACAACGCCGGCCTGAGGGATGCATGGAACACCATACAGGGAGAG TGGAAGTGTTGTGGAGTGATGGGCCACAGTGATTGGTACACCGCCCTGCATGAAAACGTGGTTCCTGACCGCTGCTGCCAGCAGGTTTTCCCGGGCTGTGGGCGCAACGCCTCCACTTCCTTCTGGACACGG GGTTGCTATGAGAAGGTGGAGGAGTGGCTGGATGACAACAAACACCTTCTGGGAACCATCgctatgtgtgtgttggtcataCAG ctcctcggTATGGCTTTCTCGATGACGCTCTACCAACAGATCCACCGAGCAGGGAAGAAGTACGAGGCCTGA